Sequence from the Fulvivirga ligni genome:
GAAGGTTGGAATATAGGTGTGGCCATCATGAAACATCAGGCTAAGGCGTCGGATCATGGCAAGGAGTTAACTAAGGCATGTATAGATTTTTTAAATAGCATCATACCTGGCAATTTGTTCGATGAGATGCCTGAGTATATGATCTGGTACTTTTCGCAAGATGTGTCTGAAGCTATCGGCTTAGATATAGCTGCCGCTCTGGGCGTGCGCGAAGGTGACCAACTTAGAGATAAGGTGATGCTGAAATTATGTGATCTGTTTTTTAGAGATATGGGTAAAGTGGGTGATCACAGTAAAATCATTTTTGGAATTAGCTGCTACCTGAACAGAAAGGTGCTCCAGGGATTTTTACACCATTTTAATGATAACAAAAATGTGAGATTTTCAATCCCTCCTTCTCTACAGGATGATTGGAAGCTTAACGAGGAAATAACTACTCCTTATACTTTTTAAACTTTACTCAATTAACATTCATGATCAACACACCTAATAAGCAAACAACCTATTTCATTGTTATAACACAGGCCATTATGGTTTTATGGTCTGTAGCTAGTTCTTTACTCCATGCCGGGCCGCTATATGCTTACATTATTACAGTGGGTTCATTTGTAGTGTATGCCATTTATGCGTTTCTGAAAAAGAACGATTTAATTAAGAAATTAATGATTTTTGGCTTTGTAGCCGGTGTTCTGGAGCTGTGGGCGGATCATTATAGTGTATCGGTGATAAAGACGCTGATATACCCAGCGCATGAAGGAATTATAGTTAACTCACCTTATTATATGCCTTTCTCCTGGGCCATTGCCTTGGCTCAATTGGGTTATTATGCGCTTTTGCTTACTGATAAGAAAGGCGTATGGGTAGCTGCAGCTGTCATCACCATTTCAGGTGGGTTTTACATTCCTCTTTATGAACACTTGGCTAAGGATGCCAACTGGTGGTACTATCAGGATTGTAAAATGCTCTTTAATGCACCTTACTACATCATTTTATGTGAAGCGCTCCTATCAGCATCCTTGCCATTTTTAACCAAATGGATAGCAGGAAAGAATATGGGATATTCATTGATAGCTGGAATCATTCAAGGTGTGTGGATTTACCTGAGTGCGGTGATTGCTTATAACATTGTAGCTTAATTAAAGTATCATGGAGAGCAACAATCTTTGTGCAGAATACCCTGAGTTTAGTAAGATTATCAATATCTGTGATTATAGTATTACAGAGCTTGCATTGGTATTTATAGGCACTATTTTCTGGGTGGTGGTATATGTGATCATCATCAGAAATAGCATTAAGAATAAATACGTGGAAATGCCAGTGCCTGCAGCCGCTTCCAATCTGGCGTGGGAGTTTGCCTGGGGCTTTTTGTTTACTACGGACATGGGCCTACTCTTTGTTTGGGGGCTTAGAATATGGTTTATATTAGACGTGTTTATCTTCTATAACGTACTGCGTTATGGCGATAAACAGATCAGTACACCACTGTTGAAAAAATATTTTAAACCCATAGAATTGGCCTCAGTCTTATTGTGGACATTTGGGTTTTATTTCTTTATTAAAGAAGGTTATGATACTAGCATGGGAGCCACATCGGCCTACATCATTACGATTATCATGGCTTCCTTGTATAGCATTTTCTTTTTGTCTAGCAATTTTAAGCAAGGCTACTCTCTCACTAATGCCTGGTGTAAGATGTTAGGTAATGCTCTTATGAGCGTGTTTGTATTTATACATTATCCGGATATGCACTTTTTGCAGTTTACCACCATTGTGGTATTCATTCTGGATGTAGTTTATATACCATTGCTTAAGATGAAATCGCAATAAGCGAGTATAGTTGTAAAAAATTATTGGTTGGTAGAAGTTGATAATGGATAATATTCTTAAAAATTCGAAAAAAATAGCCGAAGGAGGCAATTCTCTTATTTATCTCAGTGAGTTAAATGACTATAAAAAAAGTGTAGTTATTAAAATTCCTAAGAAGAAGAGTTCTTTATTATCAGCTGAATATCAACTACATAACGAATATAACTACCTCAAATCATTAAACCTTCATGGTGTTCGTAAGCCTATTGAGAAGATCATAATAGATCACCACCCGGCTTTAGTGTTAGAGTATTTTGAGGCCGCCACGCTTAGAGAGTATATCAATACTCGTCCTTTCAATTTGCTGGACTTTCTTAAAGTGTCCATTGAGATATGCAAGACCTTAAGTGATATTCACCATCATAACATTATTCATAAGGATATTAACAGCCATAATATCCTGATCAATAAAACTGGTGAGTTAAGGATCATTGACTTCGGCATTGCCTGTAAATATAATCAGCACAGTGATCTTACTAATAGCCCGGAAATGCTAGAAGGTAATCTGGCCTATTTGTCTCCGGAACAAACCGGAAGGATGAATCGTGAGATCGATAAGAGATCAGACCTATATTCATTAGGTGTGGTTCTCTATGAATGGTGCGCGGGTAGTCTACCCTTCCCTACTAAAGATCCTATGAAATTGATTCATAGTCATTTGGCTGTGAATCCTGAACCAGTTAATCTGCTGAATACAGAGGTTCCGAATAACATATCAAAGATCATTTTAAAGCTTCTTTCAAAAGATAAAGATGATCGTTACCACTCTGCTGACGGGCTACGTTCAGACTTGGAATTAGCTTTGAAGCAATTTTCAGAACACGGTTATATCGAGGGGTTCCCTCTTGGTATGTCTGACTTTTCTGGTCAGCTATCAAGGCCTCAGAAGCTCTATGGCCGTGAGAAAGAGTTGCATACGCTGGTGCAGGCTTTCCATAAAGCCTATAATAAGGAAAAGCAGGTGGTCTTAATTTCCGGACCATCCGGCAGCGGTAAATCTGCACTTGCCATAGAGGTAAACTCACAGTTTTCTGACAAAAGTGGCCATTTTATTTATGGTAAGTTCGATGAACTCCATAGAGACAAGCCCTATTTAGCTATAAAAAATGCCTTCAGGAAGTTAGTCAATAACATTCTGGCAGAAGATAAAGAAGTAAGACAAGCCTGGAAGAAAAGCATTCTGGAGGAAGTAGGTAAAGAAGCTCAACTGCTCATTGAGGTTATTCCTGAATTAGTCAACATTTTAGGGCCACAGCCCGAAGTGCCGAAACTAGGATCTGAAGAGACTAAGAACAGGTTTAGCTACATATTTAGACAATTTATTAAGGCTGTAGCTACTGCATCTCATCCATTGGTATTGTTTATAGATGATGTGCAATGGTCAGATCCGGCATCGCTTACTTTGCTGAGTCAGATTACCAATGATGCGTCTATTCCATACCTTTTCATTATTCTTACCTTAAGAAGTGAATCGGATAGTGCTATTCATTCCGGTAATTTCAAATTTACAGATCAGCTGGAGTTATCAGTGCTTAGCCCACAGCACGTGCAAAGTTTGCTGGTAGATAGTCTGTCAAAGAAATGCCCTGATGCTGAAAAGCTTGCACAGGTCATTTACATGAAAACAGGTGGTAATGCCTTCTTTGTCAACCAGTTCATTCAGAAGATATATCAGGAAGGCTTCCTGTTCTTCAATACAAAGAAGCAGCAATGGGACTGGAAGCTTAAGGAAATAGAGAGTTTGCAGGTCACAAAAAACGTGATCGATCTTTTACATACAGAGCTGAAGAAATTACCGGCAGAATGTCTTGATCTCTTGCAAACAGGGTCATGCCTAAATGAATACTTTAACCTAAAAATTATCTCATCTATTCACTCTGCCAGTGAAGAAGACATCAAGAGCTACTTGTGGGATGCTGTTGAAAAAGGCTTTATTAAGGTCAGTGTGAACCAAAAGGTGGTAAATAATACCGAAGACTACGGTCTGGGAATAGAATATTCATTTGCACATGATAAAATAAAGAAGAGTGCTTATGAGTCGTTATCATCATCCCAGACACTTGATCGCCATTGGAAGATTGGCAAATACCTGTATAACAACCAGGATAAGTATCATGTAAGTGTATTCGATATTGTTTTTCACTGGAATATAGGAATAGAGCACGCCTGGTCAGAGAAGCTAACCAATGACTTGCTTAATCTCAATTTCCTGGCGGGAAATGAAGCAAGAAGTTCAGCGGCATACATGAATGCTCTGGAATATTACCGCCATGCTCTTAAGATATCAACTGGCGATATTTGGACTGAGTTTTACGATTTAGCGCTGGCGGTTCACACGGGTGCTGCAGAAACGGCTTTCCTTACGGGTAAGATGTCTGTGATGCAAGAGCACATTATAGAAGTATTGGCCCATGCTAAGAATATACATGAGAAAATAAAAGTATACCAGATACAAATACAAGCATATATTGCTCAAGGTCAGTCAGTTAAGGCGGTTGATGCCGCGCTGGGTGTATTAGGTCAGTTAGATATTATTTTCCCGGCTAAACCTACCACAGTTCAGATTGGGAAGGAGCTTTTGAGAACCAGTATCAAGCTGAGCAGAAAGAATAAGAAGCAATTGCTTACGCTCCCTCCCATGACTGATCAAAAAGCGCTGGCCAGCATGCAAATTATGGCAAGCGTAGGTTCTGCTGTATCAAGAACTACACCTACCCTATTCCCGCTGATGGTGTTTAAGATGATACACTTATCGCTCAAATATGGTAATTCCATGGAGTCTATCCCCAACTATGGCGGATATGGCATTATTCAGGTGGGAGCGCTTAAAAACTTTAAGGCAGGGCTCAAATATGGTGAGCTCACAAGGGAATTGCTGGAGAGACATAATCCTGATCCAATTAAAGCTAAAACGCTTATTGTATACTACAGCTTTGTTCACCCATGGAAATATGATCTTAAAGAATCATTAAAGCCACTGATGGATACCTACCATATTGGTATGGAAACGGGTGATCATGAGTTCGCTGCTTCTGCCCTTATGGTAAATGGCTTTTATAGCTATTTCAGTGGAGAGGTGCTATCTAAGCTGGATGATAAAATGGCTGCACATGCTCAAAAGATACAGCAGCTTAATCAGGAGTTGCTATATACCCAGCATAGCATTTTCCATCAGGTCATTCAAAACCTGCTTGGCAAAAATAACAAGCCTGAGGTGCTAGAGGGCAATCAATTTAGTGCTTCAGAAGTCATTACAGAGAAATTTAGAGCGAACAATTCCGCCGCAGCTTTCTATGCAGATTTTCATACTTTGGTTTTATCCATTTGGTTTAAAAAGTTTGAAAATGGCTACAAATCCATAGCACTGCTCGATAAAAATCTTAATGCTGTACTGGGCACTATCTTCGTTCCCCAATATCATTTTTATCGTGGAATATCATTGTGCTCCGGATTTCATACCTTATCTGAGAAAGAGAAGAAACAAGCACGTAAAAAGATTACCGAGGGAGTTAAAGTACTAAAGACCTGGTCTGATAGCTGCCCTTATAACTATCTACACATGTATTATTTGCTTTCAGCAGAGTCTCTGAGAGTAAAAGGTAAAAACCCTAAGGCCAAGCTTTTCTATGATCTGGCTATTGTAAGTGCTAATAAGCACGGTTTCTTAAATGACGAAGCCTTATGTTACGAGCTGGCGGGTGAATTTTGTAAAGCCAGCAAAGAACACTATCCATTTGAGATATACCTTAAGAAAGCCCATGATACCTACATGCATTGGGGTGCTGAAATAAAGGCTAGAAACCTTTCAGACCAGTATCCTTTCATTAGCTTGAATTCTGTCGGTCACATTAATGTAGAGGAAAGTTTGAGTACTACCACCGGCAATTATTCTAACCTTGAGCTATCGTCTATACTTAAAGCTTCCACTGCAATAGCCAGTAAAATACAGCTTGATAGACTTCTGGAAACACTCTTAAAAATTGTGTTGGAAAATGCAGGCGCTCAAAGCGGATATTTACTTAGCGTTAAAGATAACGATCTGATAATTAGGGCTAAAGGACACGCAAGTTCAGAAAAGGTAGAAGTGTTTGAGGACTTGAGATTAGCTACCTATGATCACCTGCCATCTTCTATTATCCAGTATGCGGGTAAAATTAGAGAAGAGATTATAATGGATGATGCTTCTTTGGAACACAGGTTCTCTAATGATCCTTATTTTCATGGCAATGATGTGAAGTCCATATTATGTAGCCCCATCATTAAGCAAAATGAATTAATAGGAATTATTTATCTGGAAAATAACCTCATACCAGGTGCATTTACGCAAAAGCGGCTGGAGATGCTGCAGTTGCTTTCTGGGCAGATAGCGGTTTCATTAGATAATGCTTTGCTTTATGAGAATATGGAGCAAGCCGTGAAAGAGAGAACGCAAGAAATCAAGGCCCAGCAGGAAGTGCTGAAGGAATATAATAAAGATTTGTTGGCCCTTAATGATGAAAAAGATCACCTCATAAGTGTAGTTGCTCATGATTTAAGGAGTCCGCTGAATCAGATAAAAGGTATGGTTAACCTGATTAAACTTACCTCCCAGGATAAATCTAACGAGCAGCTGGAGTTCATAAACATAGTTCTGGACAGCACTGAGCGTTTAGGGAATATGATTAGCAGGATTCTGGATGTGAATGCCATTGAAGCGAAGAAGATTGATCTGAAGTTTGAGATGGTGAACCTCTCTGATATGATGCAGAAGCTTCTAAATAACTTCAAGCTTACTGCTAATGAAAAGAAAATTAATTTAGAACTGGATATAGAAGGAAATTACCTGTCTAGCTTGGATAAAAACTACACCATTCAGGTGTTTGAAAATATCTTATCGAATGCCCTTAAATTTTCACCATCGGGTAAATCTATCTTAGTGAATGTAAAAGGCCATAATCAGAATGTTCTGGTGAGCATTAGGGATCAAGGTCCTGGTATCAGTGAGGAAGATATGAAGAGACTGTTTATGCCTTATCAAAAGCTGTCAGCTCAGCCTACTGCTGGTGAGCAGTCTACAGGGCTCGGACTTTCCATTGTAAAGAAATACGTTGAAGCTATGGAGGGTAAAATCTGGTGTGAAAGCACTGAGGGTGAAGGTGCTACCTTCTTTGTGGAGTTCAAGAAGTTTTAGAACCAGCTTTTAGTTGGTTGTAATCTGCTTCGGTGTCTACATCAAAGGTTTTATCATTGGCCTCTAATATTATAATATCCGGGGCATTTTGCTTGAGTATAGTTTTAGCTCCTTGATCACCAGTAAGTTGCTGAAGGTCTTTGAAGTATGCTTTCGGGAAGAGTGCCGGTACTCCTGGCCGTCCGTCATATGACGTAGCTATGATTTTATCGTTGTTAGATCGGAACTCCCGAATCATATCATTTAAGTACTCGGTATCCACCAGAGGTTGATCTCCAAGTGTGATAAGCAAAGCATCCAGATGCTCGCAGTGTTCAACCGCACAGGCTATCGAGGTTCCTAATCCGTGCTGCCAGCTATCGTTGATCAGTACCCGAACTGCACTGCTGTTAATTTCACTCTGGATTAAAGTGCTGTTGGCTCCCAAAACACAAATTACTTCTGCAGCATGGCTTTTAAGCGATTCTTGAACCACATGGCTTAGCATACTTCCCTTTCCGAGAGGAAGCAGTTGTTTGGGTTTCCCCATTCTGCTGGAGCTACCGGCGGCTAATATAATGATGCCGATCTTAGGCATGAATCCTTGATTTGTTTCTTAAGGAGAATGCTTCCCTATGATTTTTAATGGCTAGAATCTCTGAGATGATGGCAATGGCAATTTCTTGTGGAGTAACCGAACCAATATCTATTCCTGCAGGCCCAAAGATGGCATTTAAGAAATCCGTATCTAATTCAGGATTAAGATCTATCAGTTCATTGAAAAGCTTTTCTCTTCTTCTCTTCGCTCCTAACAGACCTAGATAAAAGAATTGCTTCTCCTGTAAAGCCATAAGAAACTTTAAGTCCTGCGAATAGCTGTGTGTCATTAAAACTACTGCTGTTTCAGCGTCTATGGTTAGCTCTGAGGCATGTGTTGGGTCTAAATGAATGATTTCCTTGGCTCCTGGAAAATTGATTAGGCCTTTGGGGTCTTTAGGTGAATCAATGATGGTGACCTCCCAGCCTAACAATGAAGCTGCAGTACAGAGCTGTACGGCATCATGTTCTGCTCCAATAATTATCAACTGAAACAGCGGTGCCATTTCCTGGCTAAATGTGAGAGGAGATTCTTGATGGCTAAATTCCTGGCCGGATAAGGGAAATATTTGAGAATCGATATTTACATGTGAACCAATATTCTCATGGTAGCCTTCTTCCAGCAAGTATTCAGAATGAATGATAAACGGCTTTCTTCTAGAGAATGCTGTTTGTAGTTCTTCCTTCAAGCTTGTAATGAAATCTAACTTTTCTAGTAAGATGTAAAGTATTCCTTCGCAGCCCAATCTATATCTACCATCATAAGTCATCATTTTAGGTGTGCCGCTTTCAAAAACTGATTGGGCCTGCCTTACAACCTCAGATTCCACACAGCCACCACTTACTGCTCCTGTCATGTCACCATCTTCACTGATCAGCATTCTTACTCCAGGCTTTCTATAGGAAGATCCTTCCAAATGCACTACGGTAGCTAGAACGCAGGATTTTCCATTGGATTGATAACTTATAGCGGTGTTAAAGATGGTTTTAAACTCGTGGGTCATTTATGACTTCTTAATGTTTGTGACTGTAAGTATATACAGCAATTAAAATTAAATGTTTTGGAGCAGAAATCATTAAATAAAAAAAGGCCACTGTTAAAGTGACCTTCTATATTATCTTCTTCTTCCGCCGCCGCTTCTGCGACCTTTTCCGCCGCCTCCTCCGCCGCCTCTGCCGGATGAACGTTTTCTATCATTTCTCTTGAACGATCTGCCGTCATTTCTATCGCTGCGTTTACCGCCGCCATTGCCACCACCGCCGCCACCGCGGTTCGCTGCGTTCACTCTGATCTCTCTGCCGTCTAGCATTAAGTCAGTAAAGGCACCATCCATTTGAGATAAGTCCTCTTTCAATACTTCAAAATAAGATCTTCTCTCTTCTATAGTTATTTCACCGATAGACTTTTTCTTAATTTCAGAATATGTCATCACAAACTCAATAAGATCAGACTTATTAAAGCCATCCATCTTACCAATGTTGATGAAGAATTTCTTATAAGGACTTTTCTCAGACTCACGGCTTGATCTGCTATCAAGGCTTACATTATCTAAGTCCGCTACATCAAAACCTTGATCTCTAATACCAAACTTATCCAGCTCTATAGTAAGGAGTTTATCTATAAGTTCTTCTTTAGAAAGTTCGTTAAAAAGCTCGTAAATATCTGACTGATGGTCTTTTATAGCTTGAACATCAGTTTTTACATCCATTACACGCTTAGCCCATGTAATCAATTTTTGATTCTCAACAGCTACTGGGCTTGGTAATGTATATTCAGAGAACTTTAGGTTAAGCTTCTTTTGCATAAAGTTCAGCTTTCGCTGATCTGAGGAGCTTACCAAAGCCAATGAGATACCAGTTTTTCCAGCTCTACCTGTTCTACCACTACGGTGAGTGTAGTATTCAGTATCATCAGGCAGTGCATAGTGAATAACATGGGTAATGTCATTTACATCAATACCTCTAGCGGCTACATCAGTACATAGAAGAAACTCCAGGGTGTGGTTTTTAAACCTTTTCATTACCTGATCTCTCTGGGCCTGAGATAAGTCACCATGAAGTGCATCTACAGGTAAACCTCTTTTTTGAAGTTGCTCTGTAAGACTTTGTGTATCTCTTTTGGTTCTGCAAAAGATGATACCTCTCATGTCAGGCTCAAGCTGAATGATGTATTGCAGTAAATTCGGTTTGTCTTTCGCTTTAACCGCAAAATACTGGTGATCAATATTTGTATTTACAACATTGCCAGAATCAATCTTAACCTCATTAGGGTTATTCATGTATTTCTTTACAATGTTCTTAATTTCTTTAGCCATAGTAGCAGAGAATAACCAGGTGGCCTTCTCTCCTTCTGTATATGATAAGATGTGATCAAGGTCTTCTCTGAAACCCATGTTAAGCATTTCATCTGCCTCATCTAACACTACAAAACGAACACTCGCTAAGTCTACTGCCTTTCTGTTAAGTAGATCTAACAACCTACCAGGCGTGGCTATAACTATTTGAGGCTTCTTCTTTAAAGCCTTAATCTGAACCTGAATAGAGGCTCCACCGTAAACCGTTACGATGTTTACACCATCCATGTATTTAGAAAAAGATTCCAACTGCTGCCCTATTTGCTGACCAAGTTCTCTGGTTGGTGCAAGTACTACAGCTTGTGTTTCTTTACGCGCAGGATCTATTGATTCCAATAATGGAAGGCCAAAAGCAGCGGTTTTTCCTGTACCAGTTTGTGCTAAGCCTATAAAATCACTATCCCCCTCATTAATAAGTACCGGAATTGCTTGTTGCTGAATTTTGGTGGGTGATTCAAAATTCAGTTCATTAAGAACTTTCAGCAAAGGATCTGAAAGTCCGAGATTGGAAAAATTTGTCAATTGATATTTTTTTAAATAAAACACAAAGCTACTCTTATTTCACAGGGTATCCGTTTATAATGAACAATATTTTTAATTTTCCGCAAAATCACATCGATTCCTGTTAAATTTATTATTAATTACTAATTATTTTAGTAATTTAGGATTATGAAACGATCAGGAACGGCAGATTTGCCATTGCATGGAGGAAAAGTGCCCTACTGGCTTGCTAAGCGTATGTCAGACCTGGGAAAAGCTATTACAGAATCCATTGTATATGAATATGGTAAGTCTGAATTTCTATCAAGACTGAGCGATCCCTTATGGTTTCAATCCTTTGGCTGTGTGCTGGGTATGGACTGGCATTCTTCTGGAATTACCACCTCCGTAATGGGTGCACTTAAGAAGAGCTTAAACCCTGTAGCCCAAGATTTAGGAATCTACATTTGCGGTGGCAGAGGCAAGCATTCACGCCAAACACCGGATGAATTAATACAACTCGCTGATAGAACAGGGATAGACGGCATGGCTATGGTGAATCATAGTAAGCTTAGTGCTAAAGTTGATAATACCGCCATTCAAGATGGTTTTCAGTTATACTTACATTCTTTTATAGTAACAGATGAGGGTGAATGGTCAGTAGTGCAGCAAGGTATGAATAATACCAGTGGTATGGCTCGCCGTTACCATTGGCATTCTAAAAATGTGAAATCATTCGTGGAGTCTCCGCATACTGCTGTTTGCGGCGTGAATAAAGGTCTTATCCTCAACCTTACTGCCAATGAAGCGGCTGGTACCAAAGATGGCATTATGACATTGAGCAAGGAACGCTCCGATCTTACAATGAAAGAAGCCCGACGAATTTTAATGCCAAGAAGACACCACCTGGAAAGTGATGACGTCAACCTAAAACGACTAGGAGCTGTTTTGGCACTTGCTAATGAGCATGATGTGAAAAATTTTGAGGAGCTTCTTTTATTGAAAGGTCTTGGGCCCAGAACTTTGCAATCTCTCACATTAGTAAGTGAAGTTATACATGGTACGCCCTCCCGTTTTCAGGATCCGGCCCGGTTTTCTTTTGCGCATGGAGGTAAAGACGGACATCCTTTTCCTGTGCCTACCAAAGTATATGACGAGACTATACAAACACTAAAAACATCAGTAGAAAAGGCTAAGATTGGTTATTCTGATAAGCAGAAAGCAATAAAAAGCCTCCATAGAATTAGTGTTGATATGGAAAAAGGATTTAACCCTGATCCTTCAAGGTTTAACCAGATCATTGAGAAGGAAAGAAGAGAAGCCTACAAGTACGGAGGAAGAACAGTTTTTGGTAAATCTAAGCCTCCGATGGGACAGTTAGATCTCTTCCAATGAGCATTTCATGATTATTTATACTTGATTGATTATAAATAAATTCATAACCATGCTAATCATAGCTTTTTCATATTGAGCATTAATTGATAATGTGTATATTGACGTGTGTCATAACTTATTATCAATATGGTGGTCTATTTAGTTTCAGTTTTCATTTTCGGGTATTTACTCATCACCCTTGAAGAAGTAATTAAAATTAATAAAACCGCCGTGGCGTTGTACACCGGTGTAGTGCTGTGGGTGGTGTATGTAGTAAGTACTGATCATACTGAAGATATAAGTGAAGAACTCACCTTCCAACTAGGGAGTATAGCGGAGATACTTTTCTTCCTTATGGGAGCCATGACCATCATCGAGCTCATAGATATTCACCAGGGTTTTAATGTTATAACTAATAGGATAAAGACCTCCAACAGAAAAACTCTGCTATGGATGGTCAGCGGCCTTGCCTTCTTTCTTTCTGCCTTACTAGATAACTTGACCTGCTCTATTGTAATGATATCATTGCTGCGTAAACTCATTGATGATGAGGAAGAAAGGATGATTTATGCCGGAGCCCTGATCATATCTGCCAATGCAGGTGGTGCCTGGTCACCCATTGGTGATATTACTACCACCATGTTATGGATCGGTGGGCAAATCAGCTCTGGCGCGATTATGAAAACACTTTTTGTGCCTAGCCTTATTTGTACCATAGTGCCAACTTTTATGCTGAGCTTAAGCATGAAAGGTGACCTAAACAGAAGAAAGAAGAACGAAAAGAAAGCCATTAAGAATGAAAAAGTAAAAGGTAGTTGGCAGATGCTAATAGGTGGCCTCGGGGCTCTGGTATTTGTACCTGTGTTTAAGGGTATCACTCATTTACCGCCTTATATGGGAATGCTGCTAGGACTTTCGGTGGTGTGGATTATGAGTGAGGTAATACACTTCAAGAAAGGTGAAGAAGAGAAAAAACCTTATTCCGCTGTGTATGCCTTAAGTAAAATTGACGCTTCCAGTGTACTTTTCTTCCTGGGAATATTGATGGCTGTAGGGGTTTTGGAAGAGGCTCATGTGCTTAATGATCTTGCCGCCTGGATGAACGAAACGCTTGGGAATCTTGATTATATCGTATTCTCTTTAGGAATGCTTTCGTCTATAGTAGATAACGTGCCTTTAGTGGCTGCCGCCATGGGCATGTACCCACTGTCTGAGTTTCCTATGGACAGTCGGCTGTGGGAGTTTACCGCTTACTGTGCAGGTACTGGTGGTAGTCTTCTAATTATTGGTTCTGCTGCAGGTGTGGCGGTAATGGGTATGGCCCACATCAAGTTCTTTTGGTATTTCAAAAAGATTACTTTTCCGGCTTTTCTAGGGTATTTAGCTGGTGCAGAGTATTATTTAATTGTTGCACACTTTTTCCATTAAATCATTCCTCTGCTTTTCAGCTCCAGATATTTATTGATAGCATTGATTGAAAGGTTTTCAGGTCGAGTGAAAATGTGTTGAATACCATAGTGTCTTAACTCATTGATAATCATCTCTCTTTCGTTCGCTATTTTATGGGCTACTGTTTTATAGTATATGTCCTTAAGATGCTTTTTGTCATCATTGTAATAGTCTATCAATTCCCTGTTTTCAAATACCACCACTACCAAGAGGTGTGATTTATTGAGCTTTCTAAGTACAGGAAGCACGCGCTCTAATGAGTGTAGACTCTCAAAATTAGTGAAGAGAAAAACCAGGCTTCTGCCTCTTATAGTACGCTGTACAGAGGAATACATGTGCTCATAATTAGCGTCTAGCTTGCTT
This genomic interval carries:
- a CDS encoding DUF6989 domain-containing protein gives rise to the protein MINTPNKQTTYFIVITQAIMVLWSVASSLLHAGPLYAYIITVGSFVVYAIYAFLKKNDLIKKLMIFGFVAGVLELWADHYSVSVIKTLIYPAHEGIIVNSPYYMPFSWAIALAQLGYYALLLTDKKGVWVAAAVITISGGFYIPLYEHLAKDANWWYYQDCKMLFNAPYYIILCEALLSASLPFLTKWIAGKNMGYSLIAGIIQGVWIYLSAVIAYNIVA
- a CDS encoding transmembrane-type terpene cyclase, whose amino-acid sequence is MESNNLCAEYPEFSKIINICDYSITELALVFIGTIFWVVVYVIIIRNSIKNKYVEMPVPAAASNLAWEFAWGFLFTTDMGLLFVWGLRIWFILDVFIFYNVLRYGDKQISTPLLKKYFKPIELASVLLWTFGFYFFIKEGYDTSMGATSAYIITIIMASLYSIFFLSSNFKQGYSLTNAWCKMLGNALMSVFVFIHYPDMHFLQFTTIVVFILDVVYIPLLKMKSQ
- a CDS encoding sensor histidine kinase, which encodes MDNILKNSKKIAEGGNSLIYLSELNDYKKSVVIKIPKKKSSLLSAEYQLHNEYNYLKSLNLHGVRKPIEKIIIDHHPALVLEYFEAATLREYINTRPFNLLDFLKVSIEICKTLSDIHHHNIIHKDINSHNILINKTGELRIIDFGIACKYNQHSDLTNSPEMLEGNLAYLSPEQTGRMNREIDKRSDLYSLGVVLYEWCAGSLPFPTKDPMKLIHSHLAVNPEPVNLLNTEVPNNISKIILKLLSKDKDDRYHSADGLRSDLELALKQFSEHGYIEGFPLGMSDFSGQLSRPQKLYGREKELHTLVQAFHKAYNKEKQVVLISGPSGSGKSALAIEVNSQFSDKSGHFIYGKFDELHRDKPYLAIKNAFRKLVNNILAEDKEVRQAWKKSILEEVGKEAQLLIEVIPELVNILGPQPEVPKLGSEETKNRFSYIFRQFIKAVATASHPLVLFIDDVQWSDPASLTLLSQITNDASIPYLFIILTLRSESDSAIHSGNFKFTDQLELSVLSPQHVQSLLVDSLSKKCPDAEKLAQVIYMKTGGNAFFVNQFIQKIYQEGFLFFNTKKQQWDWKLKEIESLQVTKNVIDLLHTELKKLPAECLDLLQTGSCLNEYFNLKIISSIHSASEEDIKSYLWDAVEKGFIKVSVNQKVVNNTEDYGLGIEYSFAHDKIKKSAYESLSSSQTLDRHWKIGKYLYNNQDKYHVSVFDIVFHWNIGIEHAWSEKLTNDLLNLNFLAGNEARSSAAYMNALEYYRHALKISTGDIWTEFYDLALAVHTGAAETAFLTGKMSVMQEHIIEVLAHAKNIHEKIKVYQIQIQAYIAQGQSVKAVDAALGVLGQLDIIFPAKPTTVQIGKELLRTSIKLSRKNKKQLLTLPPMTDQKALASMQIMASVGSAVSRTTPTLFPLMVFKMIHLSLKYGNSMESIPNYGGYGIIQVGALKNFKAGLKYGELTRELLERHNPDPIKAKTLIVYYSFVHPWKYDLKESLKPLMDTYHIGMETGDHEFAASALMVNGFYSYFSGEVLSKLDDKMAAHAQKIQQLNQELLYTQHSIFHQVIQNLLGKNNKPEVLEGNQFSASEVITEKFRANNSAAAFYADFHTLVLSIWFKKFENGYKSIALLDKNLNAVLGTIFVPQYHFYRGISLCSGFHTLSEKEKKQARKKITEGVKVLKTWSDSCPYNYLHMYYLLSAESLRVKGKNPKAKLFYDLAIVSANKHGFLNDEALCYELAGEFCKASKEHYPFEIYLKKAHDTYMHWGAEIKARNLSDQYPFISLNSVGHINVEESLSTTTGNYSNLELSSILKASTAIASKIQLDRLLETLLKIVLENAGAQSGYLLSVKDNDLIIRAKGHASSEKVEVFEDLRLATYDHLPSSIIQYAGKIREEIIMDDASLEHRFSNDPYFHGNDVKSILCSPIIKQNELIGIIYLENNLIPGAFTQKRLEMLQLLSGQIAVSLDNALLYENMEQAVKERTQEIKAQQEVLKEYNKDLLALNDEKDHLISVVAHDLRSPLNQIKGMVNLIKLTSQDKSNEQLEFINIVLDSTERLGNMISRILDVNAIEAKKIDLKFEMVNLSDMMQKLLNNFKLTANEKKINLELDIEGNYLSSLDKNYTIQVFENILSNALKFSPSGKSILVNVKGHNQNVLVSIRDQGPGISEEDMKRLFMPYQKLSAQPTAGEQSTGLGLSIVKKYVEAMEGKIWCESTEGEGATFFVEFKKF